A window of Sodalis praecaptivus genomic DNA:
CGTTTTGAATGAAACGAAAATTAACGGTCGTAACATTGTGTTGTTTGAACTGACGACGCCGCTGGTGTTAAAAGGACAAGCCATCCATTGTATTGAGCTGCCCTGGCCCGGCGAACGGCGATATCCCCATGAAGGATGGGAACATATTGAAATGGTGCTGCCGGGTGAAACGGATACGTTTTACCCGCGGGCGCTGGCGCTGCTCTCGGAGGGAGCATTGGCCTCGCCCGATTTGCGCATCAAACAAAGCCAGCCCCATGCTCAGGAGGAGACGCTAGCCAATCCTACGCTTGCCATCAGCGATGGCCGCGTCACCGTGAAATTCCACCCTCATCGTCTAAGCGATATCGTTACCGCCGCGCGCCGTTGACGTTATTAGGTCAGCGACCCGCTATGGGGATTGGCTCTGTCGATGGCCTGCGCCATCCTCGCCAGGGCGGCATCCAGCACCCCCCGGGTGCAGCCGAAATTGAGCCGGACAAAGCGGCGGTCGCCGAAATCGGCGCCGGCGGAGAGACCGACGCCCGCCTGTTCAAAAAAGGCGTGTGGATCGGCGACGCCCAGGCCGCTGGCGTCAATCCAGGCCAAATAGGTCGCCTCGGGGCCTGCCAGCGTTAGACCGGGCATGTCCCGCAGGCGGGCCTTGAGCCGGTCGCGATTGCCGCGCAGATAGTCAATCTGCGCCGCAAGCCAATCCTGGCCGCCGCGCCAGGCGGCGTTTGCGGCGCACAAGGCCAGCACATCCACGGCCGGCACCAAGCCCGCGCGCTGCGCGGCGAATTTCATGCGCAGGCGCGCATTGGGTATGACCGCCACCGACGCCCCGAGTCCGGCGATATTGAAGCTTTTCGACGGCGACATGAGAGTAATGCTGCGCTGTGCCGCGTCCTCGTCCAGGGACGCGAAGGGGATATGCCGCAAGCCGGGGGTCAGTAATAAGTCGCAATGAATTTCATCCGAGCACACCAGCAGATCGTGCTCACGGGCAAAGGCCAGGTGCTGCAAAAGCTCTTCGCGACGATAGGCACTTCCGCCGGGGTTGTGGGGATTGCACAGCATCAACAGGCGTTCGTTGCCGGTCAGTGCGGGATCGGTGCCGGCGAAATCCACGCACCAGCGATCGGCATCGCGCCGCATTGGCGCCAGCCGCTGTTCACGGCCCGCGCTGCGGGCGGCCGCGCGGAACGGCGGATAGATGGGATTGGGTATCACTACCGCCTCGTTTGCCGCGGTCAGCGCGCGGACCGCCAGATGCAGGCCGCTTACCAGCCCCGGCAGAAAAACGAGCCATTCCGCCTTGACCTCCCATTGATAGCGTTCGCGCATCCGCTGGATGAAAATCTCGGTCAGATCCGTCGGCGACGAGCCGTAGCCAAACACGCCGTGTTCGACACGGGCGCGCAACGCCTCGATAATACAGGGAGGGGAGCGAAAATCGGTATCGGCCACCCAGAGTGGAATGACATCCCGTCCGGCGTACTTTTGCCATTTATAACTATCGCTGTGACGCCGGTCGATACATTCATCGAAGTTGAATGCCATAGTCTTTTCCCTGCACAATTAAAAACAATAACGCCGCCGTTTAATGGCATAGTGTGCTATGCCAGTAATTCAGGGCCGTCAAGAAAGGAGTAGTATACCATGCCAAAACTGGAAGTTTGCTGCTATAGCGCGGAGTGCGCCATAACGGCCGAGCAAGCGGGCGCGGACCGGATTGAGCTTTGTTGTGCCCCAAAAGAAGGGGGATTGACGCCCGGTTTTGGAACGCTACAGGCGGTACGCGACCGCGTTGCGTTGCCGGTTCATCCCATCATTCGCCCGCGCGGCGGTGATTTTTGCTACAGCGCTGCCGAGTTTGAGGTGATGCTTAATGATGTCGCACAGGTCCGTGATATGGGCTTTCCGGGGCTGGTGATTGGCCTGCTTGATGCGGATGGGCACGTTGACCTGGCGCGTATGCGGCGCATTATGCACCTTGCCGGCACCATGGCGGTCACTTTTCACCGCGCCTTCGATATGTGCCTCAATCCTTATCAGGCGCTGCGGCAATTAACCGATTTAGGGGTGGCGCGCATCCTAAGTTCCGGTCAACAGCAAAGCGCGGAAACAGGTTTGGCGTTATTGAGGGAACTGACCGAGCTGAGTCGTGGTCCAATCATTATGGCGGGAGCGGGAGTAAGATTGACTAACCTGCATAAGTTCGTGCAAAGCGGGATCCAAGAGCTGCACAGCTCCGCCGGTCAATTTGTCCCCTCCGGCATGCGCTACCGGAAAGCGGGCGTCAGCATGAGCGCCGACAGTGAAGCGGACGAGTTCAGCCGTTATCGGGTAGACGGTGAAATGGTAGCTAATATGAAACATGCGCTGACCGTGTTGCCCGTTGCGACGCGTCCGGCGTGATAACCGATTTTGCCGCGCACACGCTTAAACCCACGTGATGCTTGCAAGTACCAAGCCCCAACCTCTTGTTGGGGCTTCTTTTTATCTCGCGTTAGACGCTGTTAGCGGCACTCCTGGCCCGACGCTATGACGACTGGCCCTCACACCTTTAGCCCCGGCGCCGGCCACCGGACGCGTCAGCGCGCCTGCCGTTATCGATGATGGGGCGCAGAGTCGCGGCGGGAGGGCGCAAATAGGCGTCGAAGGGGCGCTTAGGCCCCACGCCCCGTTTGCCGTCAGGGTTTCTCCGCCACGATAACCGCCCGCAGCGGAGCGGGGTGGCCCTCGATGGTCAATCGCGGGTCGTCGGGGTGCAGGAAATCCGCCAGAGATTCGCTGGTCATCCACGTCGTGCGCCGCTGTTCATCAGTGTTGGTCACCGACATATCCACCTGACGCACATTGACAAACCCGCATTTTTCCAGCCAGCCGATCAGGGCGGCGGGGGAGGGAATGAAGTAGACATTGCGCATTTGGGCGTAACGCTCCCCGGGGACCAGCACCTGGTTCTGGTCGCCTTCGATGACCAGGGTTTCCAACACCAGTTCACCGCCGCTGACCAATTGATTCTTCAACTGCAACAGATGATCGAGCGGCGAGCGACGATGATACAGCACCCCCATGGAAAACACGGTGTCAAATGCGGCCAATTCCGGTAACTGCTCAATGCCCAACGGCAGCAGATGCGCCCGTAAATCACCGCCGAGCAGCTTGCGCACCGCGGTAAATTGGCAATAAAACAGCTGCATCGGATCGATGCCGACCGCCAGCTGCGCGCCGGCGCCCACCATCCGCCACAGATGGTAACCGCTGCCGCAGCCCACATCCAAGATAAGCCGGCCGGCCAGCGGCGCGATATGCGGCACCACGCGTTCCCATTTCCAGTCAGAGCGCCATTCGGTGTCGATAGTGACGCCATGAAGCGAAAAGGGGCCTTTACGCCACGGCATCAGCTGGCGCAGCAGGGATTCGATCCCCGCCTGCTGGCCGATGGGCAACGGCGGATGGCTGTCCGCGCTTACGCCGTGCAGCAGATCCAGACGCGCGGGGGTCAGCGTAGGCAGTTTTTCCACCGCGTTAAACCACTGGGTAAACTTGCCGTGCAACGAAGTGTGCTCCCACTCGCTCAGTTGTGCGGGCAGGGTATTGAGCCAGTGGCTCAATGGACTCTTGGCGATAAGCTGATAAAAATCGGCAAACTGACTCACTGCCCGCTCTCCGGTTTAATGGCAATCAATGAGCCGAAATTGAAGCATTGGAACCAGACCTCGGCATGACCGAAACCCGCCTCGGCCAGACGCTGTTTATGCACTTCCACCGTGTCGGTGAGCATCACATTTT
This region includes:
- the cmoB gene encoding tRNA 5-methoxyuridine(34)/uridine 5-oxyacetic acid(34) synthase CmoB; its protein translation is MSQFADFYQLIAKSPLSHWLNTLPAQLSEWEHTSLHGKFTQWFNAVEKLPTLTPARLDLLHGVSADSHPPLPIGQQAGIESLLRQLMPWRKGPFSLHGVTIDTEWRSDWKWERVVPHIAPLAGRLILDVGCGSGYHLWRMVGAGAQLAVGIDPMQLFYCQFTAVRKLLGGDLRAHLLPLGIEQLPELAAFDTVFSMGVLYHRRSPLDHLLQLKNQLVSGGELVLETLVIEGDQNQVLVPGERYAQMRNVYFIPSPAALIGWLEKCGFVNVRQVDMSVTNTDEQRRTTWMTSESLADFLHPDDPRLTIEGHPAPLRAVIVAEKP
- the cutC gene encoding copper homeostasis protein CutC, whose amino-acid sequence is MPKLEVCCYSAECAITAEQAGADRIELCCAPKEGGLTPGFGTLQAVRDRVALPVHPIIRPRGGDFCYSAAEFEVMLNDVAQVRDMGFPGLVIGLLDADGHVDLARMRRIMHLAGTMAVTFHRAFDMCLNPYQALRQLTDLGVARILSSGQQQSAETGLALLRELTELSRGPIIMAGAGVRLTNLHKFVQSGIQELHSSAGQFVPSGMRYRKAGVSMSADSEADEFSRYRVDGEMVANMKHALTVLPVATRPA
- a CDS encoding VOC family protein; translation: MNWTDVPQLLDLKIDLVRFDAELYALTNRLGILPEAFLIDHIAVRCHQTVTAQRWYQGFSQCGRVLNETKINGRNIVLFELTTPLVLKGQAIHCIELPWPGERRYPHEGWEHIEMVLPGETDTFYPRALALLSEGALASPDLRIKQSQPHAQEETLANPTLAISDGRVTVKFHPHRLSDIVTAARR
- a CDS encoding MalY/PatB family protein, which gives rise to MAFNFDECIDRRHSDSYKWQKYAGRDVIPLWVADTDFRSPPCIIEALRARVEHGVFGYGSSPTDLTEIFIQRMRERYQWEVKAEWLVFLPGLVSGLHLAVRALTAANEAVVIPNPIYPPFRAAARSAGREQRLAPMRRDADRWCVDFAGTDPALTGNERLLMLCNPHNPGGSAYRREELLQHLAFAREHDLLVCSDEIHCDLLLTPGLRHIPFASLDEDAAQRSITLMSPSKSFNIAGLGASVAVIPNARLRMKFAAQRAGLVPAVDVLALCAANAAWRGGQDWLAAQIDYLRGNRDRLKARLRDMPGLTLAGPEATYLAWIDASGLGVADPHAFFEQAGVGLSAGADFGDRRFVRLNFGCTRGVLDAALARMAQAIDRANPHSGSLT